A stretch of the Malus domestica chromosome 08, GDT2T_hap1 genome encodes the following:
- the LOC103441346 gene encoding cytoplasmic 60S subunit biogenesis factor REI1 homolog 1-like → MSGLTCNSCNKEFLDDSEQKLHYKSEWHRYNLKRKVAGVPGVTEALFIARQAALAQEKNGLSETPMLYSCGLCGKGYRSSKAHAEHLKSRSHILRASQGASEQEEKPIIRPLPSRVVNKTPPKREANDEETDESEDEWVEFDPDEDLSKSLTDMNVDEHASEEDMDEDNDFEELDPTCCFMCDHDHNTIESCMVHMHKQHGFFIPDIEYLKDPKGLLTYLGLKVKRDFMCLYCNDRRHPFNSLEAVRKHMVAKSHCKVHYGDGDDEEEAELEEFYDYSSSYVDEAGKQLVVSGDMDNSVELGSGGSELIITRRSDDGISSKTLGSREYLRYYRQKLRPSPANGVAITAALASRYRSMGLATVQSKERMVRMKVLKEMRRSGVEAMRSKMGMKSNVIRNLPKNCTY, encoded by the exons atgtcaGGGCTAACATGCAACTCTTGCAACAAGGAGTTTCTGGACGACTCGGAGCAGAAGCTCCATTACAAGTCCGAATGGCACCGCTACAATCTCAAGCGCAAG GTAGCTGGGGTTCCTGGAGTGACAGAAGCGTTATTTATAGCGAGACAAGCTGCACTTGCTCAGGAGAAAAATGGTTTGAGTGAAACCCCGATGCTCTACAGTTGTGGTCTTTGTGGCAAAGGGTATAGAAGTTCTAAGGCTCATGCTGAGCACCTCAAGTCACGAAGTCACATTCTGCGGGCCTCTCAAGGGGCCAGTGAACAAGAAGAGAAGCCAATAATTAGGCCACTTCCGAGTCGTGTTGTTAACAAAACTCCCCCGAAAAGAGAGGCAAATGATGAGGAAACTGATGAAAGTGAAGATGAGTGGGTGGAGTTTGATCCTGACGAAGACTTGTCAAAATCTTTGACTGATATGAATGTGGATGAGCATGCATCTGAAGAGGATATGGATGAAGATAACGACTTTGAGGAATTGGATCCAACTTGTTGCTTTATGTGCGATCATGATCACAACACCATAGAGAGCTGCATGGTTCACATGCACAAACAACATGGATTCTTCATTCCTGATATCGAGTATTTAAAGGATCCAAAAGGCCTCCTTACTTATCTTGGTCTCAAG GTTAAAAGGGATTTCATGTGTCTGTACTGCAATGATAGGCGCCATCCTTTTAATAGTTTGGAAGCAGTTAGGAAGCATATGGTGGCAAAAAGCCACTGCAAGGTACATTACGGTGATGGTGACGATGAAGAGGAAGCTGAGTTGGAAGAGTTCTATGATTACAGCAGCAG TTATGTGGATGAGGCTGGCAAACAACTCGTAGTATCCGGTGATATGGATAATAGCGTAGAACTTGGGAGTGGTGGTTCTGAGCTCATTATTACTAGAAGATCTGATGATGGTATATCATCGAAAACACTTGGTTCCAGGGAATACTTGCGCTATTATCGCCAGAAGCTGCGCCCATCACCTGCTAATGGTGTCGCCATTACAGCTGCATTAGCCTCAAG GTACCGAAGCATGGGATTGGCAACGGTGCAGTCAAAAGAACGAATGGTCAGGATgaaggtactgaaggaaatgagAAGATCGGGAGTGGAGGCTATGCGGAGTAAGATGGGAATGAAAAGCAACGTCATCCGGAACCTGCCCAAGAATTGCACATATTAG